CGCGCGCCTCCCGTGCGCCGGCGAACACTCGCCGCAAAACGATCTCGGTGGCGTCGAGCGGCGCCATCGTCATCGCGCCGCGCACCGTCATACCCGTGAATCCTGCCATTCGCTCCGCGGCCGCCGGCAGCTCCTTCAGCGAAAATCCGCCCTTGGTTTCTTCACCCGACGGATTCACTTGAATCAGCACATCCACGGGCGTCCCTCGCGACGCGCCGTATTCGTGCACCGCACGCGCCAAACGCTCGCTGTCGATCGAGTGGACGAGTGCGAAGCGCTCCACTGCTCCCTTCACCTTGTTGCGTTGGAGATGGCCGATGAGATGCCACCGCACTGGAACCGAGGTCTCGTCCATCTTGTGCAACGCTTCCTGGATGCGATTTTCGCCGACATCGGCGAGACCGGCGCGCCAAGCGGCCTCGACGGCATCTGCGCCGTGCGTCTTGGTGACCGCCACGATCGTGACGCTCTGACCATGTCCGCCCCGCGCCGCCGCCGCGCCGATCCGCTGTCGGACCTCGGACACCCGATCGGCGATGTCCTCAAAGTGCATAAGCTCTGAATTTATCGCCGCTTACAGTGCGATGCAATCAGGCGATCAACTCATGCCCGCATCTGCAGCACGGGCTGCTCTGCAGACGTCCGGAGGGGGCGGCCGGAGAGCAGGTCGCGGACCTGGGGCGCCGTCAGTCCCCTGAGGAGGCGTCCGTTCTGCGCCACCGAAATCGTGGCGCTTTCCTCCGACACGACCACCACCAGCGCATCGCTCTCCTCGCTCA
This genomic stretch from Gemmatimonadaceae bacterium harbors:
- a CDS encoding YggS family pyridoxal phosphate-dependent enzyme; protein product: MHFEDIADRVSEVRQRIGAAAARGGHGQSVTIVAVTKTHGADAVEAAWRAGLADVGENRIQEALHKMDETSVPVRWHLIGHLQRNKVKGAVERFALVHSIDSERLARAVHEYGASRGTPVDVLIQVNPSGEETKGGFSLKELPAAAERMAGFTGMTVRGAMTMAPLDATEIVLRRVFAGAREARALLARTCGAHVTELSMGMSNDYEVAVEEGATMVRLGTILFGARDQ